A region from the Treponema pallidum subsp. pallidum str. Nichols genome encodes:
- a CDS encoding DUF459 domain-containing protein, producing the protein MTTVRVILQRCARGICSNKGRYSANQVLLFCILTLSLWTPFLGPALRHPAVYIRHKSVKNIYLAFVDPLMHTAEQWGIDTVFPLLRESFLHATGLIQHPEWEDTFYHCEQRSYEPAAALAESVPSPVLQEAVAVSPPGVAVNDSVAERKTTAPARVFSRTALRILMCGDSQMRYLTGGALQVLGTSSHVQIQEVTVSSSGFVRTDYYHWPRKFLALLDTHTQQEPYAAVIMAFGMNDYQNFYDADGSLCVTKTARWERAYEQKMRACLNIILHTVPKVYLLGMPETRNKQLNEKLVYIEHVQKKVVAQYDPQRVRYYSLKPIVPGVHGTYASAIRDTHGRWVHVMHKDGIHYTIEGGAYVMETLLPLILADLERSRHGYMRSSLGSHELPATKGMERARHASTRT; encoded by the coding sequence ATGACAACAGTGCGTGTTATATTGCAAAGGTGTGCACGGGGAATATGTAGTAATAAGGGTCGGTACAGTGCGAATCAGGTACTGCTTTTTTGCATACTTACGCTGAGCCTGTGGACGCCATTTCTCGGTCCGGCGTTGCGCCATCCTGCCGTGTACATACGGCACAAGAGCGTGAAAAACATCTACCTTGCATTCGTAGATCCGCTCATGCACACTGCAGAACAGTGGGGAATAGATACGGTATTTCCTCTTTTGCGCGAGAGTTTTTTGCATGCGACAGGTTTGATACAGCATCCGGAGTGGGAAGATACGTTTTATCACTGCGAGCAACGCTCTTATGAGCCAGCTGCTGCCCTGGCGGAGTCTGTGCCTTCTCCTGTCTTACAGGAGGCCGTGGCCGTTTCCCCTCCGGGGGTGGCGGTTAACGATTCTGTTGCGGAAAGAAAAACAACTGCTCCCGCACGTGTCTTTTCGCGTACAGCGCTTCGTATTTTGATGTGTGGAGATTCCCAAATGCGTTACCTTACCGGCGGTGCGTTGCAGGTGCTAGGGACGTCTTCGCACGTGCAGATTCAAGAAGTGACGGTTAGTTCTTCTGGTTTTGTGCGGACCGATTATTACCACTGGCCACGAAAATTTCTCGCGCTCCTGGATACGCACACCCAACAAGAACCATATGCAGCGGTAATTATGGCATTTGGTATGAATGACTATCAAAATTTTTATGATGCGGATGGCTCTTTGTGTGTGACGAAAACTGCACGCTGGGAACGCGCGTATGAGCAAAAAATGCGCGCCTGTTTGAATATTATTCTGCACACAGTACCGAAGGTGTATCTGTTGGGTATGCCAGAGACACGTAACAAACAGTTGAATGAGAAGCTTGTGTACATCGAGCACGTACAAAAGAAAGTAGTGGCGCAATACGATCCGCAGCGGGTGCGCTATTACTCCCTCAAACCAATTGTACCCGGTGTACACGGAACATATGCAAGCGCGATAAGGGACACGCACGGCCGTTGGGTACACGTGATGCACAAAGACGGCATCCACTACACCATAGAGGGTGGTGCGTACGTTATGGAAACTCTCTTACCCCTTATTCTTGCAGATTTGGAACGGTCTCGTCACGGATACATGCGTTCTTCTCTGGGGTCGCATGAACTCCCTGCGACGAAGGGGATGGAAAGAGCACGTCACGCGTCAACTCGAACATAG
- a CDS encoding MBOAT family O-acyltransferase, which produces MFFSLLSPAAFLFIFFILYWYVFRTATQRVVVLLVANFLAIAAFDIRFCIPYLVLSALAYSCGLLILMQKSFLWRKVLLIAGTLLQILFFCLFKHFSDMLSLVRAFAPAYFAQHTWHQHVKDWNIWHPVGISYCTFKCMSYVFDVYLCKIRRREPFARVLLYVSFFPQMISGPIANASHFFTRLPHNLRAGESPLDRPIHFDRAVVLLYTGLVKKVIFADFLSILVTDKIFTLPSAYSSTELLFGLISYSAVLYCDFSGYSDLAIAVGLLFGFETPANFKRPYISQSVTEFWRRWHISFSQWLKEYLYFSLGGSRFGIKRTVCALFFTMLIAGLWHGVRLTFLLWGMAQGVALVIERVYREKRRVNGANAFGSSSVMGRWKARAMRCIRVSALFLFVSVGWLIFRAPSFAEVWRYVTLLFRGSWHGPFQVITPFTALLALCALCVQLPSDRTRARAFACYCAVPLPVKALCAAFFFFVLSVMTPSGIAPFIYYSF; this is translated from the coding sequence ATGTTTTTTTCTCTCCTTTCGCCGGCTGCTTTTCTGTTTATTTTTTTTATCCTGTATTGGTACGTTTTCCGCACCGCGACGCAGCGGGTCGTTGTGCTGCTTGTAGCAAACTTTCTTGCTATTGCAGCTTTTGATATTCGCTTCTGCATTCCGTATCTCGTTTTAAGTGCGTTAGCCTACAGCTGTGGGTTGCTCATACTCATGCAGAAAAGTTTCTTATGGAGAAAAGTCCTGCTCATTGCGGGTACCTTGTTGCAGATACTTTTCTTTTGTCTTTTTAAACATTTCTCTGATATGCTCTCGCTCGTGCGTGCATTTGCTCCTGCATATTTTGCGCAGCACACATGGCACCAACATGTAAAAGACTGGAATATATGGCACCCAGTGGGTATTTCGTACTGTACATTCAAATGTATGAGCTATGTGTTTGACGTGTATCTGTGCAAGATACGCAGAAGAGAGCCGTTTGCACGTGTGCTTTTGTATGTGTCTTTTTTTCCTCAAATGATTTCAGGACCTATTGCAAACGCATCGCATTTTTTTACACGTCTGCCGCACAATTTGCGCGCTGGTGAAAGCCCCTTAGATCGTCCTATCCACTTTGATCGTGCGGTGGTATTACTGTACACGGGGTTGGTCAAGAAAGTTATTTTTGCAGATTTTCTTTCTATACTTGTGACTGATAAAATTTTTACGCTTCCTTCCGCATACAGTAGCACCGAGTTGCTCTTTGGCCTCATCAGTTACAGTGCGGTTTTATACTGCGATTTTTCTGGGTACAGTGACCTGGCAATTGCAGTTGGGTTGCTTTTTGGGTTTGAAACACCGGCGAACTTCAAACGCCCTTACATATCTCAGTCAGTTACTGAATTTTGGAGACGCTGGCATATTTCCTTTTCTCAATGGTTGAAAGAGTATTTGTATTTCTCACTTGGGGGTTCACGTTTTGGGATCAAAAGAACGGTGTGTGCACTTTTTTTTACCATGCTGATCGCAGGTCTCTGGCATGGCGTACGCTTGACGTTTCTGTTGTGGGGTATGGCGCAGGGTGTGGCTTTGGTAATTGAGCGGGTGTATAGGGAAAAAAGACGGGTGAACGGTGCGAATGCCTTTGGATCAAGTAGTGTGATGGGAAGATGGAAAGCGCGTGCTATGCGGTGTATACGCGTCAGTGCATTGTTTCTTTTTGTCAGTGTTGGATGGCTTATTTTTCGCGCACCGTCTTTTGCAGAAGTGTGGCGGTACGTTACCTTGCTGTTCCGAGGAAGTTGGCATGGGCCATTCCAAGTTATCACGCCATTTACCGCGTTGCTCGCGCTGTGTGCACTGTGTGTACAACTCCCTTCAGATCGTACGCGTGCGCGCGCGTTTGCTTGCTACTGCGCAGTGCCCTTACCCGTAAAGGCTTTGTGTGCGGCGTTCTTTTTCTTTGTACTGTCGGTTATGACTCCATCAGGTATTGCGCCCTTTATTTATTATAGTTTTTAG
- a CDS encoding periplasmic-type flagellar collar protein FlbB, with product MAKIVALLALILLLILAGFIWFDYLGVLDAKRAISPLYRLFGRSVPEGVVSTADPDLDADRYAKRLEALGERAEELDKKDAELQEKEKDHERVSQELDERLRALEDKEKSYNLLVAETNERRGNVRKIAEYVSGMPPESAVKILLKTDDQDVIEVFRMVDAAARQRGVNSLVPYWLSLMPPDRAAEIQRKMANKPADFP from the coding sequence ATGGCAAAGATAGTGGCGCTGCTTGCGCTTATTCTTTTGCTCATATTGGCAGGTTTTATTTGGTTTGATTATTTAGGAGTCCTCGATGCAAAGCGGGCGATTTCTCCGTTGTACCGTCTTTTTGGACGTTCGGTGCCGGAGGGAGTTGTGTCGACTGCTGATCCGGATTTGGATGCGGATCGTTATGCCAAGCGTCTTGAGGCGCTCGGGGAGCGTGCAGAGGAATTAGATAAAAAGGACGCTGAGCTACAGGAAAAGGAAAAGGATCACGAAAGGGTTTCTCAGGAGTTGGATGAGCGTCTGCGCGCGCTTGAGGATAAGGAGAAATCCTACAACTTGCTTGTTGCGGAGACAAACGAGCGTCGCGGGAATGTGCGTAAGATTGCAGAATACGTCAGTGGTATGCCTCCGGAGAGTGCGGTAAAGATTCTGCTGAAAACTGATGATCAAGATGTGATTGAAGTGTTTCGTATGGTGGATGCGGCCGCTCGGCAAAGGGGTGTTAACTCTCTTGTGCCGTATTGGCTTTCTCTTATGCCTCCTGACAGGGCAGCTGAGATTCAGCGGAAGATGGCAAATAAACCTGCTGACTTTCCCTAG
- a CDS encoding bifunctional 4-hydroxy-2-oxoglutarate aldolase/2-dehydro-3-deoxy-phosphogluconate aldolase, translating into MITIFEALERVRVIPVVTLERVEDAVPLARALITGGIRCMEVTFRTLVAAEAIAAIRQECADVLLGAGTVLTVEQAQQAQAAGAQFVVSPGFNPRVVAHCLGHGVPIIPGIASATEIERALEFGISVVKFFPAELLGGTAMMSALARPYTAVRFVPTGGIHLNNLAEYVAHPRVLACGGSWMVPAQSIAAGDFSQVTALSQQTLQIVGVM; encoded by the coding sequence GTGATTACGATTTTCGAAGCGCTTGAGCGTGTGCGCGTCATTCCGGTGGTGACGCTTGAGCGCGTGGAAGACGCAGTGCCGCTTGCACGCGCCTTGATAACAGGTGGTATCAGGTGTATGGAAGTAACATTTCGAACGTTGGTTGCTGCGGAGGCGATTGCGGCAATCCGTCAGGAATGTGCTGATGTGTTACTTGGTGCAGGAACCGTACTGACGGTAGAGCAGGCGCAGCAGGCGCAGGCAGCAGGTGCGCAGTTTGTGGTCAGTCCCGGTTTTAATCCGCGGGTTGTTGCGCACTGTTTGGGGCATGGCGTTCCGATCATACCGGGGATAGCATCTGCAACAGAAATTGAGCGTGCGCTTGAGTTTGGTATTTCGGTAGTAAAGTTTTTCCCCGCTGAGCTTTTGGGAGGTACGGCAATGATGAGTGCGCTCGCACGTCCCTACACGGCGGTGCGTTTTGTGCCTACGGGGGGAATTCATCTTAATAATCTTGCTGAGTATGTGGCGCATCCTCGGGTGCTCGCCTGTGGGGGCAGTTGGATGGTACCGGCGCAGTCAATAGCGGCAGGAGATTTCTCGCAGGTTACTGCACTTTCTCAGCAGACGTTACAGATTGTCGGGGTAATGTAG
- a CDS encoding aminopeptidase P family protein has translation MIPLGKRHGHSAVAVCSRGVSVFRGEKAMDGVRGRLSALRSLMRAQGVDICYISGENAHGQIDGAREYFSGFTGSAGIVVVTAQRAFLWTDGRYFIQAERELSACEVCLFRTGQAGVPRVTELLRTELRAFSSGPGHGGGTLAVDGRTISAAVWEQFQQELVDVSLRLDFDGALLLPQEHRVSVVPSPAFLLDERYTGLSAAQKLTQLRAALSARSCDATVLSTLDDVCWLTNVRAHDVPCTPLLVAYMVVTHTRAFLYVDMRKISSALHQALYAQGVECMPYDTFFDQVCARCADQEPTVHAVGKGRAGVQEVAGRTPVVLLDFERSCAALVDLFRASPQVCRPQVERSAPSGSLSSVLGIEEDGTETSRGGKSACALQSARDALAAGKEKENKEERGQTMCFSVCRGLLPTVALKALKNDTERANVHQAMIQDGIALVKTLQWVYQQLDVGADVDECAVAEFVRAARAVSPSFIEESFHTIAGYGANAAMVHYRPVRFSALHPAAGQTAALLRARGFLLLDSGAHYREGTTDVTRTLALGPLTDVQRADYTLVLQAHSALARARFPAGTSGAVLDGIARAPLWAQGRDYPHGTGHGVGFCLSVHEGPYSISPSAPGRGGTARGIGAEHTGDPPFFSEEAAWQLRPGMLLSNEPGVYVAGSHGVRIENLMWVVQAHESDAQCVWKEGGEGKEENAAARECTGADRMQPSRCRSFYGFQTATLCPIDTRPLVRERLHDEDIAWLNAYHLRVYVTLAPFLDARTRAFLRTCCRAL, from the coding sequence GTGATTCCACTAGGTAAGCGGCATGGGCATTCTGCTGTGGCCGTGTGTTCGCGGGGTGTTTCTGTGTTCAGAGGAGAGAAGGCGATGGATGGGGTGCGGGGGCGCCTGAGTGCCCTGCGTTCGCTGATGCGTGCGCAAGGGGTAGATATTTGTTATATCTCCGGTGAGAACGCGCATGGGCAGATAGATGGTGCGCGTGAATATTTTTCTGGATTTACAGGCTCTGCAGGAATAGTGGTGGTGACCGCACAACGTGCGTTTTTGTGGACAGATGGACGGTATTTTATCCAGGCTGAGCGTGAGCTGTCGGCATGTGAAGTGTGCCTTTTTCGTACAGGGCAGGCGGGCGTACCTCGGGTAACTGAGCTTTTGCGTACAGAACTCCGTGCTTTTTCATCCGGGCCTGGGCACGGAGGGGGAACGCTCGCAGTGGATGGCCGTACGATTTCTGCGGCTGTATGGGAGCAGTTTCAGCAGGAGCTTGTGGATGTATCGCTTCGCCTAGACTTTGATGGGGCGCTCCTGCTACCGCAGGAGCATCGCGTTTCCGTAGTTCCTTCCCCTGCGTTTTTGTTGGATGAGCGCTACACGGGGTTGAGTGCGGCGCAAAAGCTCACCCAACTGCGCGCAGCGCTCAGTGCACGCAGCTGTGATGCAACGGTGTTGTCCACATTGGATGATGTGTGCTGGCTCACCAATGTGCGCGCACACGATGTGCCGTGTACACCGCTGTTGGTGGCATACATGGTCGTCACGCACACCCGTGCCTTTCTTTATGTGGATATGCGCAAAATTTCTTCTGCATTGCATCAAGCTTTGTATGCGCAGGGCGTTGAGTGTATGCCGTACGATACTTTTTTTGATCAGGTGTGTGCGCGCTGTGCGGATCAGGAACCGACGGTACATGCTGTGGGGAAAGGAAGAGCAGGAGTGCAGGAAGTGGCAGGCAGAACGCCAGTGGTGTTGTTGGACTTTGAGCGTTCGTGTGCTGCACTGGTGGATCTCTTTCGTGCATCGCCGCAGGTGTGTAGACCGCAGGTGGAACGATCCGCTCCTTCCGGTTCGTTATCTTCTGTGCTGGGCATAGAAGAGGATGGTACTGAGACCAGCAGAGGTGGGAAAAGTGCATGTGCGTTGCAGTCTGCACGCGACGCTCTGGCAGCAGGGAAAGAAAAGGAGAACAAAGAGGAGCGGGGACAGACCATGTGCTTCTCCGTTTGTCGTGGACTTTTGCCAACTGTAGCGCTCAAAGCATTAAAGAACGACACCGAGCGAGCCAATGTGCACCAGGCAATGATACAGGATGGGATTGCGCTGGTAAAAACGCTGCAGTGGGTGTACCAGCAGCTTGACGTGGGTGCAGACGTTGATGAATGCGCTGTAGCGGAGTTTGTACGTGCTGCCCGGGCGGTGTCTCCGTCTTTCATTGAAGAAAGCTTTCACACCATTGCAGGATACGGGGCGAACGCAGCAATGGTGCATTACCGCCCCGTGCGTTTTTCAGCTTTACACCCTGCTGCGGGTCAAACGGCAGCACTGCTTCGCGCGCGTGGTTTTTTATTATTGGATTCTGGCGCGCATTATCGTGAGGGTACCACCGATGTGACGCGCACGCTGGCTCTCGGTCCTTTGACAGATGTGCAGCGTGCAGACTACACGCTGGTATTGCAGGCGCACAGTGCGCTTGCGCGTGCGCGCTTTCCTGCAGGGACCAGTGGGGCGGTGCTCGACGGAATTGCCCGGGCTCCGCTGTGGGCACAGGGACGAGACTACCCACATGGGACGGGGCATGGGGTGGGTTTTTGTCTTTCAGTGCATGAGGGTCCCTATAGTATTTCTCCGAGTGCTCCCGGGAGAGGAGGAACTGCACGAGGCATTGGGGCAGAGCACACGGGAGATCCTCCCTTTTTTTCTGAGGAGGCGGCGTGGCAGCTGCGCCCGGGTATGCTCCTTTCCAATGAGCCTGGGGTGTATGTGGCTGGCTCTCATGGCGTGCGCATAGAAAATCTTATGTGGGTGGTACAGGCGCATGAGTCTGACGCGCAGTGTGTGTGGAAGGAAGGAGGGGAGGGAAAGGAGGAGAACGCGGCGGCGCGTGAGTGTACGGGTGCAGATAGGATGCAACCGTCACGATGCCGAAGTTTCTATGGATTTCAAACTGCAACGCTGTGTCCAATTGACACGCGGCCGCTCGTGCGAGAACGATTGCACGATGAAGATATTGCGTGGCTGAATGCCTATCACCTACGGGTGTATGTAACGCTCGCGCCGTTTTTAGATGCGCGTACGCGCGCCTTTTTGCGCACGTGCTGTCGTGCGCTATAG
- a CDS encoding TPM domain-containing protein → MRRIGDLLSWLVGSKGVRGSFCADPVPRVDGAHGGDDPRREEDASGAFHIPRFAARLGLDSAGLLRIQRTVARVEGHTDGEVALALIKESDSYSVYELFFALVLAGACFCVQLSMVSVLEQAFARFFWAPPSWYMPAFMVASSVAACVLFFFIANIPWVDRALVPGPLKQQKSYARAVRHFVESGVCNTRNRTGILIFISVLERRVLVLADVGVSAYVPAREWTELCQIITAGLRSRRAADALCEALTRVEQVLATRMPPQKKSSNELPDGLVILSH, encoded by the coding sequence TTGCGTAGGATCGGTGATCTTCTCTCATGGCTCGTGGGGAGTAAGGGGGTTCGTGGGTCTTTTTGTGCCGATCCTGTCCCTCGTGTGGATGGCGCGCACGGTGGCGATGACCCGAGGCGGGAGGAGGACGCGTCGGGCGCTTTTCATATTCCCCGTTTTGCTGCTCGGTTAGGACTGGACTCTGCAGGACTGCTGCGTATCCAACGTACGGTGGCTCGTGTCGAAGGACACACTGACGGAGAGGTGGCGCTCGCTCTTATCAAGGAAAGTGATTCGTACTCGGTCTATGAGCTGTTTTTCGCACTCGTACTTGCTGGCGCCTGTTTTTGCGTTCAGCTGAGCATGGTGTCGGTGCTTGAACAAGCGTTTGCGCGTTTCTTTTGGGCGCCGCCATCGTGGTATATGCCGGCGTTTATGGTAGCGTCGAGTGTGGCAGCGTGTGTACTTTTTTTCTTTATCGCAAACATTCCGTGGGTGGATCGCGCGCTGGTACCGGGACCTCTCAAGCAGCAAAAGAGCTATGCGCGCGCGGTGCGCCACTTTGTGGAAAGTGGTGTGTGCAATACGCGCAATCGCACGGGGATTCTCATCTTTATTTCTGTGTTGGAGCGGCGTGTGCTGGTGCTCGCAGACGTGGGGGTGAGCGCGTACGTGCCTGCCCGTGAATGGACTGAACTGTGTCAAATAATTACTGCGGGGTTGCGCTCGCGTCGTGCAGCGGACGCCTTATGTGAGGCACTTACCCGTGTGGAACAGGTGCTCGCTACGCGGATGCCACCTCAGAAAAAAAGTTCCAACGAGTTACCGGATGGGTTAGTGATTTTGAGTCACTAG
- a CDS encoding LemA family protein, whose product MGCACLSSFCWARAGVGVSVSKGLRGTLIGVGVSLAFLLVVYRLFAGSYNRMISLDEAVKSAWSQVEAVLQRRLDLIPNLVSTVKGYAEHESDTLKRVAEARSRAGGVMQVGESALSDPEKFARFQRVQAEIGGALGRLLLVSEQYPALRANESFLALQSQLEGTENRISVERTRYNRAVQEYNAYIRSFPRSAVARWGNFSSRPYFTAHEGAVAAPRVRF is encoded by the coding sequence GTGGGATGTGCTTGTTTGTCTTCGTTTTGCTGGGCGCGTGCGGGGGTCGGTGTGTCTGTGAGTAAAGGTTTAAGGGGTACGCTCATTGGTGTGGGCGTCTCATTGGCTTTCCTGTTGGTGGTATATCGCCTCTTCGCGGGGAGCTATAACCGTATGATCTCGCTTGATGAGGCTGTCAAAAGTGCCTGGAGTCAGGTAGAGGCGGTCCTGCAGAGGCGCTTAGATCTGATCCCCAACTTGGTCTCGACGGTCAAGGGTTATGCAGAACATGAGTCGGATACGCTGAAGCGTGTTGCGGAAGCGCGTTCGCGTGCCGGTGGCGTTATGCAGGTGGGTGAAAGCGCACTCTCTGATCCGGAAAAGTTTGCTCGGTTTCAGCGTGTCCAAGCAGAAATAGGCGGTGCACTCGGGCGTTTGTTGCTTGTCAGCGAGCAGTATCCTGCCTTGCGCGCAAACGAGAGTTTTCTTGCGTTGCAAAGTCAGCTTGAAGGAACTGAAAATCGTATCTCTGTGGAGCGGACGCGCTACAATCGCGCCGTCCAGGAATACAACGCCTATATCCGTTCTTTCCCACGCAGTGCGGTGGCGCGTTGGGGTAATTTCAGCTCCCGCCCGTACTTTACGGCACATGAGGGGGCTGTTGCTGCGCCTCGCGTTCGGTTTTGA
- a CDS encoding FMN-binding protein, with protein MSALFSLVAVYVLVCALHKQIKKYASVCYLGSACVSVAVVCVVWSGATKGNFGVRVLLHPLTSASFSTAIFTFVMCASVLKNGLLKQRVMGLRAELAITAAILTLGHNIAHGRDYLVRLCGSTGDLSTGFLVAGAVSMVLVLLMSILAVTSFKVVRRRMGAKTWKRVQRLAYLFYGLTYVHLSFILLPTALRGYIPSVVSYVLYTVIFATYALLRVRKALGKRKGACALCSAAVAVSFVAFVLGASHMVRHTRRAHTERTTRAKARKCSPAEMKDGVYEASAQGHNGKLSLRVTISQGRIEAVTVVGHSDDDPYASWAVEGVSAAIVGAQSTDVDVVSEATSTSEAIIRAVEKILQQPQP; from the coding sequence ATGTCTGCATTGTTTTCCTTGGTTGCGGTGTACGTGCTTGTGTGCGCGCTGCACAAACAGATTAAAAAGTACGCGTCTGTCTGCTACCTCGGCAGTGCGTGTGTCAGTGTTGCGGTTGTCTGTGTCGTGTGGAGCGGCGCAACCAAGGGGAATTTTGGCGTGCGTGTGCTTCTGCATCCGCTGACGAGTGCGAGTTTTTCCACCGCGATCTTTACATTTGTGATGTGCGCGAGTGTGCTGAAGAACGGTTTGCTCAAGCAGCGTGTCATGGGGTTGCGTGCGGAACTGGCCATCACCGCGGCGATTCTCACTCTCGGGCATAACATCGCGCATGGAAGGGACTACCTGGTGCGTCTGTGCGGGAGTACCGGGGATTTGTCTACAGGGTTTCTTGTCGCGGGTGCTGTCAGCATGGTCCTCGTTCTTTTGATGAGCATTTTGGCGGTAACGTCTTTCAAGGTAGTGCGCAGGCGCATGGGCGCAAAGACATGGAAGCGTGTGCAACGCCTTGCATATCTCTTTTACGGGCTTACGTATGTGCACCTTTCCTTTATCCTCCTACCGACCGCTTTGAGGGGGTATATCCCGAGTGTCGTCTCCTACGTGTTGTATACCGTCATTTTTGCCACGTACGCGTTGCTGCGTGTCCGCAAGGCGTTGGGAAAGCGGAAGGGTGCTTGCGCGTTGTGCTCCGCGGCGGTTGCTGTGTCCTTCGTTGCGTTCGTCTTGGGCGCGTCTCACATGGTCAGGCACACGAGGCGTGCGCACACGGAGAGGACTACGCGTGCAAAGGCGCGGAAGTGTTCTCCTGCAGAGATGAAGGACGGCGTCTATGAGGCTAGCGCGCAGGGTCACAACGGAAAGCTAAGTTTGAGGGTGACAATCTCGCAGGGTAGGATTGAAGCTGTCACCGTCGTGGGGCACAGCGACGATGATCCTTATGCCTCCTGGGCGGTAGAGGGTGTCTCGGCGGCAATTGTAGGGGCTCAGTCTACCGATGTCGATGTGGTGAGTGAGGCAACTTCCACTAGCGAGGCAATAATTCGGGCCGTGGAGAAAATTCTCCAGCAACCGCAACCGTAG
- a CDS encoding penicillin-binding Tp47 domain A-containing protein, giving the protein MKVKYALLSAGALQLLVVGCGSSHHETHYGYATLSYADYWAGELGQSRDVLLAGNAEADRAGDLDAGMFDAVSRATHGHGAFRQQFQYAVEVLGEKVLSKQETEDSRGRKKWEYETDPSVTKMVRASASFQDLGEDGEIKFEAVEGAVALADRASSFMVDSEEYKITNVKVHGMKFVPVAVPHELKGIAKEKFHFVEDSRVTENTNGLKTMLTEDSFSARKVSSMESPHDLVVDTVGTGYHSRFGSDAEASVMLKRADGSELSHREFIDYVMNFNTVRYDYYGDDASYTNLMASYGTKHSADSWWKTGRVPRISCGINYGFDRFKGSGPGYYRLTLIANGYRDVVADVRFLPKYEGNIDIGLKGKVLTIGGADAETLMDAAVDVFADGQPKLVSDQAVSLGQNVLSADFTPGTEYTVEVRFKEFGSVRAKVVAQ; this is encoded by the coding sequence GTGAAAGTGAAATACGCACTACTTTCTGCCGGAGCGCTGCAGTTGTTGGTTGTAGGCTGTGGCTCGTCTCATCATGAGACGCACTATGGCTATGCGACGCTAAGCTATGCGGACTACTGGGCCGGGGAGTTGGGGCAGAGTAGGGACGTGCTTTTGGCGGGTAATGCCGAGGCGGACCGCGCGGGGGATCTCGACGCAGGCATGTTCGATGCAGTTTCTCGCGCAACCCACGGGCATGGCGCGTTCCGTCAGCAATTTCAGTACGCGGTTGAGGTATTGGGCGAAAAGGTTCTCTCGAAGCAGGAGACCGAAGACAGCAGGGGAAGAAAAAAGTGGGAGTACGAGACTGACCCAAGCGTTACTAAGATGGTGCGTGCCTCTGCGTCATTTCAGGATTTGGGAGAGGACGGGGAGATTAAGTTTGAAGCAGTCGAGGGTGCAGTAGCGTTGGCGGATCGCGCGAGTTCCTTCATGGTTGACAGCGAGGAATACAAGATTACGAACGTAAAGGTTCACGGTATGAAGTTTGTCCCAGTTGCGGTTCCTCATGAATTAAAAGGGATTGCAAAGGAGAAGTTTCACTTCGTGGAAGACTCCCGCGTTACGGAGAATACCAACGGCCTTAAGACAATGCTCACTGAGGATAGTTTTTCTGCACGTAAGGTAAGCAGCATGGAGAGCCCGCACGACCTTGTGGTAGACACGGTGGGTACCGGTTACCACAGCCGTTTTGGTTCGGACGCAGAGGCTTCTGTGATGCTGAAAAGGGCTGATGGCTCTGAGCTGTCGCACCGTGAGTTCATCGACTATGTGATGAACTTCAACACGGTCCGCTACGACTACTACGGTGATGACGCGAGCTACACCAATCTGATGGCGAGTTATGGCACCAAGCACTCTGCTGACTCCTGGTGGAAGACAGGAAGAGTGCCCCGCATTTCGTGTGGTATCAACTATGGGTTCGATCGGTTTAAAGGTTCAGGGCCGGGATACTACAGGCTGACTTTGATTGCGAACGGGTATAGGGACGTAGTTGCTGATGTGCGCTTCCTTCCCAAGTACGAGGGGAACATCGATATTGGGTTGAAGGGGAAGGTGCTGACCATAGGGGGCGCGGACGCGGAGACTCTGATGGATGCTGCAGTTGACGTGTTTGCCGATGGACAGCCTAAGCTTGTCAGCGATCAAGCGGTGAGCTTGGGGCAGAATGTCCTCTCTGCGGATTTCACTCCCGGCACTGAGTACACGGTTGAGGTTAGGTTCAAGGAATTCGGTTCTGTGCGTGCGAAGGTAGTGGCCCAGTAG